The Rubricoccus marinus nucleotide sequence GCTACCCTGCTCATTCTCATTGCTCCTCTCGAGGCCATCGCCCAGTGGGAACGGGTCGACACATTCCTCGGCATTGAGCGCGGGTTTCAGGGAGATAGGGTTGGAGCGAGTGATAGCCACGTTTTCTTCTCCGCACGTTCTGACCTAGGGTACGGGTATCGCATCTACCGATCAGCCGATGACGCTGCAACCTGGGAAGTCGCCTTCGAGGGGTTTCGTGACTTCTCAAGAAGCGCTTTCCTAGGCCCTCTGGGTAACCAGGTCGGCGCGCTTTTGATTGCCGACCGGGAAACTGCGCTGCTCGTCTCCAGCGATGATGGGGAGACCTGGACTGAGCCCCTTCCTCGCCTCCCTGCTACAAACATCAGGGATGTGGCTTGGCTCGGCAGCGAGTACGTCATCATAGGCACGGACTCGACATATCTGTCCGCCGACGTACGTACGCGATGGGTGTCGTTTCCGGTCACCGAGCCTCACCTCAGGGTGGCTGTCTATCGTGGTGTGGCATACGCTCTGACAGACGGCGGAACTGTACAGTCGTTGCGGTCGGAGGCGTGGATGGAGACAGGCGCCCCCGCAGCGACAGACCTGTGGGTGTCCGGCGAGAGTCTCTGGATCAAGACCGAGGATGGCGCGCTCTATACATCCCGTGATGGTGCGACTTGGGTCGCTAGGCAAACGGCTCAGCAGATGGCCTGGAACCACGTGGCACTGGCTCCTGGAATGCGTTTGCCTTGGGTCTTGGCAGACACCTCGCGGGCTTCCGAAATCTATCTCACGGACGATGAGGGGCAGTCAGTGGCATCTATCTCGGCCGGCTACCCTCAGGAGGATGGCGCACCATGCCCGTCAACCTTCGCCGTCACGCCCCGAGTCGTCATTGCGTACGTGTCCGGGTGTGAGGGGGCAAGCGAAAGGCACAACGAAGTCCTGCGCTATCCCTTTGAGACTCCGCAGACACTCGCTCTGCTCGACCCCTCGTTTGGTATCAGCGGGAAATCTGTGACGCCAATAGCAAACGCAGGTGCAAGCGTTGTCGCAATATTTCAGCCCTCAGACCCTTCAGGCAGCGTCACCCTTCTCGGCAGCGGGGGTGAGGTGATTCGCATCCTCAACAATGGGGCACGAGACCTTGACTATGGGGCTCCCCGTAGCACACCGCCTGGAGTGTCACGTGCGCGAGACGCAGACATGGATGAGAAAGGCCGGGTTTACGTATATGGTCAGGTGACCGAGCCTGCTACGGGTGCGCTTTATAGTATATGGCGTATCGGATTGGATGGTCGGCTAGACACGGCGTTCGGGAACGGAGGGTACGGCCTCCTCGCCGAGGATTTTTTCCAGTACATCACGACAGATGGTGCACGGTTACCGGACGGGTCGTTCATTCTCAAGGGCTCGCACCGACGCCAAGCCGCGTTTTATAAAGTGACGCCGGAGGGGTTGTTGGATCCATCCTATGGATCCAACGGTATCGTCTTCAATGGCGCTGGAGGGTCCGAGGACCCATTTGCAGTGGATGCTCAGGGACGTGTATTACAGGTTCGGAATCGTTTTGGTAAAGCACCGGACATCATTCGTTACATGGTGTCTGGCGAACGTGATATGACGTTCGGGACAGATGGAGCGGCCACGGTTTCACATCCTGACGGTGTATTCAACGCAACGGAAATCCGCATCGGACCGCAGGGGCGCATCTTCCTGGCTGGCGACGATGGTGAGAGCCAGAGCCAGATAAACGCTGCTCATGTGGCTCGCTTCTTGTCCGATGGGCAGATCGACACATCCTTCGGACAGGGGTTCGGAGTGGCCCGGATCCTCATAGAGGGAGAAGAGATTGGCGCGATCTCGACCGCCGCGGTGACTGACGATGGGGGCGTGTACCTCGTAGGATCACGGTCGCGAGGCCGCTTCTCGGATTTTCTCGCGCTTCGGACCGACAGCGATGGGCTTCACGATATGACCTGGGGCGAAGATGGGCGTGTTCAACTCGATCTCGCATCGTCGCACGACTATGGTGACGTGGTCGACATCGATGCAGATGGAAGAGTGCTGATCGGTGGGAGCATATTTGCTTGGGACCAAGAGAATCTGCGCCGCGAGATAGGTCTGGTTCGATTGCTACCGATGGAGCCTGTCGCAGCCGGCCCCCAACCGCCTGAGTCCTCTGGCGCGCTGACGCTCGCGCCCAACCCGACGCGCGGCCCTGCATCGGTTTGGTTGGAACTCTCAGCGCCAGAGGCCCGGGCTACCGTCGTCGTGTACGACGCGCTCGGCCGCGAGGTCGCATTGCTTCACGACGGGCCTCTCGCAGGCGGAAATCACGCCTTCGAGACGCCCGGTGGGATAGCGGCAGGAGTGTACCTCGTTCGGGCATCCCTAGGGGCGCGGGCTGTAACGCGCGCCTTTACCGTCGTGCGCTAACTGCTGGTGCGCTACCGCACGCGCTGGCGCGGTGGCCTCGCGGCTTCTTCCTCTGCCGAGAACTCCAACGTCGACGCCAGAGGCGCCCCCGTCAGCGCGCGCCGCGCGTCGCGCTCCAGGTCGAACCCCTCGTCGGTCACGATGGCCTCGACGGCTTCGAGCCGCTGGCGGAGGCGGGCGACCTCGGCCTCGGTTTCCCCGAGCGTGGCTTTAAGCGCGTCTGCGCTTTTCCCGCTCGCCTCTCGCTGCGAGCGCGAGAGGTGCTGCAACACCATCACGAAAAACCACCCGACGAAGACGACGGAGAGAATGTTGACGATGATGCTGAGAGCGACGGAATCCATACCTGGACGCTGGGGAGGCAGACCGAATATCGGCTCCGTCCCCGACGGCTTTAGCCTCTGGCGCCAGAGGCCTGGCCCGGCTCTGCTCGCGGGGCCTGGTGCCCCGGGTGCTGGGCATCGCTGCGCCTGCCAAGCCGGGGCGCTAGCGGACCGATATCGCGTCCGCCTTAACTGGGAGGGCCGATCTGCGATACCGAGAGCCACGTCTCCCGGAGCCCCACCACATGAGCATCCACACCTGGCACCTCCTCGGTGTTGCCGTCCCGTACGTCCTCATCGCGACCGCGCTGTGGGGGATCGCCTCTGGCGCCGTCAAAGACGCCGTCGCGGTGGGCTCGCTCCCAGCCCGGTTCACGCTCGGCCGCGCCACCCTCCCAACCGTCCCCGTCGCCTACGTGCTCGGCTTCGCGGCAGTGGCGTTTATCTACGGCTGCGCGCTAGACCGCAACCACATGGGCGCCGCGCTCGGGGCGGACCCTCACGCGATGGCCCCGGGCGCCGACGCGTACCTGTACGGCCTCGCAGCGGCCTCGTGGCTCTCCGCCGTGCTTCTCGTGGTCCCGTACCTCTGGCTCCGGCGCGGCACGCGCGCGCTTCTTTCCGCCCCCGCCGAGCGCGACCAGGCCGAGGCCCGCTACCGCCTGCTCGCCGAGAACCTCACCGACCTGATCTGCCACCACCAACCCGACGGCCGGTACGAGTGGCTCAGCCCCTCGGTAGAGGCCATCCTGGGCTACGCGCCAGAGGCCCTCGTGGGCGAGGACCCCTATGAGCTGTTCCACCCCGACGACTGCGAGCGCATCCGCACCGAAAGCCACGAGCAGATCCTGAACGGTCAGGAGGCCAACACGCTTATCCAGTACCGCATCCGCCACAGCGAGGGCCACTACGTCTGGCTGGAATCGCTGACCGAGACGCTCCGCGACGCCAGCGGCGAGATCGTACGGCTTCAGGTCACCTCGCGCGATGTCACCGAGCGGCAGGCCATCGAAGAGGAGCTGCAGCGGCAGGCGCACCACGACCCGCTCACGGGGCTCGCCAACCGCACGTTGCTAACCCTCCGCCTGGACGCCCTCGTGGCCTCTGGCGAGACGGACTTCGCCGTCCTCTACCTCGACCTTGACCGGTTTAAGGCCGTCAACGACACGCTGGGGCACAGCGTCGGCGATGAGCTTCTGGTCCAGCTCGCGTCGCGGCTGCGCCGAGAGGCTCGGCAGTGCGACACCGTCGCGCGGATCGGCGGCGACGAGTTCGCGCTGTTGCTCACCGAGATCGAGAGCGAGGACGACGCCGTGGCCGCGGCCGCGCGCGTCTCCCACGCGGTCCACGCCCCGTTTGACCTCGGCGGGACGCTGCGCGAGGTCACGCTCTCGGTCGGCATCGTGCTCGGGCGCGAGGACCAGCAGGCCTCTGGCGACGTGCTCCGCGAGGCCGACCTCGCCGCGTACGACGCCAAGAAGAACGGCCGCGCCGGGTGGCGGCTGTTCACGCCCGCGCTGCGCGAGGCCAGCGACCGCCGCCGCCGCCTGGAAGCCGACCTGGAGCGCGCCGCCGAGCGGAACGAGTTGCGCGTGGCCTACCAGCCCATCGTGCGCCTCTCGGACGGCGCGCTGAGTGGCATGGAGGCGCTCGTGCGCTGGCAGCACCCGGAGCTCGGGCTGCTCTACCCCGACGTGTTTATCAGCATCGCTGAGGAGATCGGCCGCATCGGCGAGGTGGACCGGTGGGTGATGCAGGAAGGCCTGCGCCAGTTCGAGCGCTGGGAGGCAGAGATGGGCCGCGAGATCGACCTCACGCTTTCGGTCAACTGCTCGGCCCGGGACCTCCACGAACCGCGCTTCGCCGAGCGCGTCCGGGGGATCGTCGGCGCGGAGCCGCGGCGCGCCGAGCGCCTCACGCTGGAGATCACCGAGAGCCTGCTCGTGGACGACCCGCAGCGCGCCGCCGCCGTGCTCCACGAGCTCCGCCGCGATGGCCTCCGCTTTTCCATGGACGACTTCGGCACGGGCTACTCCTCGCTGAGCGTGATCCACGCCCTGCCGGTGGACACCGTAAAGGTGGACCGGGCGTTCGTGCAGCGCATGCACGAGGACGCGTCCGCGCTCGCGATGGTGAACAACGTCGTCGGCTTCGCGCACACGCTGGGCAAGGACATCGTCGCCGAGGGCATTGAGACGCCTGAGCACCTAGTGGCGCTGCGGGAGATGGGCTGCGAGTACGGCCAGGGCTACCTCTTCGGCAAGCCTCTGGCGCCCGACGTGATGAGCACCCTGGTACGCGCCGATGTCCCCTCGTGGGCGCCGCTCTGGGAGTCCGTCCGGGCGTAGCCCGCTCAGCCTCTGGCGCCGGCTTCCGGGTGCGCGCCAGGGGCCAGGCGGCGCCAGGCGCGCCACGCGTTCGCGAGACCCCCGAGCAAGGCGAGGCCACCAACACCGAGGCGCCAGAGGCTCACGCGGTTGCCTGCGTGTAGTACGGCGGTGCCCGGCCGGGCCGGATCGAACCGGACCTGCACGGCGCGGCCGGCGGCATAGCGCGCGGCCACCTCGCGCGCGCGCGCGGCGCTCCGGTAGCCTCTGGCGGAGCCCGGCGAGATCTGGTCCGAGAGGTACGGCGTGCCGCCCACGGCGTAGCGGTAGCGCACCACGGCGCGGTGCTCCAGGCTCCCGAGCGGCCACAGGCCGAGATGCCTCTGGCGGAGCGGGGCGCGGCGGCCCACGCCCGAGTAGATCACCTCGCCCGGGACTGTAGGCCATGCCGCGAGCTCCTGCGCGCGGAGCACCCTCGCGCCTTCCGTCCACAGCGCGTGCCCGCCCGCAACAGCGAGGAGGGCGCCGAGCGCGAGCGCAGCGAGAGAACGGAGGCGGCGAGGCGGCACGAGGGGGGATGGCGTCACGCTGCCCATGCGTCGCCCCGCCGGGTAACGGACCACACAAAGCCTAGCCCTCTATCCAGATCGTCTTCTGGTTCACAAACGAGCGGATGCCCTGCCGCGCCAGCTCGCGCCCGACGCCAGAGGCGCCGATGCCGCCGAACGGCAGCGCCGGGTGGCTCTTGGTCATCTGGTTGACGAAGACGGCGCCAGAGGCCATCTGCCGCGCCACGCGCTCGCCTCTGGCGCGATCGCCGGTGAAGACGGCGCCGCCGAGTCCAAAGCGCGTCGCGTTCGCGAGCCGGATGGCGTCGGCCTCGTCCTCGGCGACGGTCAGCGAGGCGACGGGGCCGAACAGCTCCTCGCGGAAGGGGAGCATGCGCTCCGTGACGCCTGCCAGAACCGTCGGCGGGTAGTACCAGCCCTCGCCCGATGGGATCTCGCCGCCGGTGAGGACCTCGGCGCCCTCGGCCCGCGCCCGGCTCACCTGGTCTTGCAACCCGTCGCGCAGGTCCTCTCGCGCCAGAGGCCCGAGGTCGGTGGCCTCTTGCGTGGGATCGCCGACGGTCAGCGCCTCCATCGCGGCGACGAAGCGCTCGGTAAACGCGTTGGCGATGTCCCGGTGGAGGATGAACCGTTTGGCCGCGATGCAGCTCTGCCCGTTGTTCTGCGTCCGCGAGGCCACGCCGATCTCGACGGCGCGGTCCAGGTCCGCGTCGTCCAGGACGACGAACGCGTCCGAGCCGCCGAGCTCCAGCACGCACGGCTTGAGCGCTTCGCCCGCGGCCTTGCCGACCGCGCGCCCCGCGCGCTCGCTGCCGGTCAGCGTGACCGCCGCCACGCGCCGGTCGTGGATGATGCCGTCTACCTTTTCGACCGGCACGATGATGTGCTGGAACACGCCTCTCTCGAAGCCGGCGTCGTGGAACAGCTGCGCAAGCGCGTCGCCGCAGCCGAGCACGTTTTCGGCGTGCTTGAGCAGGCCCACGTTGCCGGCCATGACGGCAGGCGCGGCAAACCGCATGGCCTGCCAGTAGGGGAAATTCCACGGCATGATGGCGAGGACCGGCCCCAGCGGCTCGAACGCGACGCCGCTCCACTCGGCCTCGGTCTCGGCGGGCTCGTCGGCCAGAAAAGCGGCGCTGTGTTCGGCGTAGTAGCGGCACACCCACGCGCACTTCTCGGCCTCGGCCTTGGCCTGCGCCAGAGGCTTGCCCATCTCGCGCGTCATCAGCGCCGCGTGCTCGTCGGCGTTTTGCTCCAGCAAATCCGCCACGCGGCGGAGGCCGTCGGCCCGCTCCGCCAGAGGCCTCTGGCGATGGCGCGTCCACGCGTCGTGCGCGGTCTGGAGCGCAGCGTCGAGCGCGGCGTCGGAAAGCGCGGGGTAGGAGCCGAGCGTCTCGCCGCTGGCGGGGTCCGTCGTGGTGAAGGCGTGCATAGAAGTGTGGAAGCGTTCAGAATCGGACCCGAACGGGCGTGTAGGGATCCAGACGCGCTTGCCCTCGGCGCGGCATGTGGGGACATTGAGCCCCCTGGCGAGCCCACACCCTTCCGCCTATTTCGCGTTCGAGACCCTGACTGTGGACGGTACCCCCCGACGAGGCACGCGCCTCTTCCGATCCTGGACCGGCGCTGCCCGCACCGCGCTGACGGGCGCGCTACGCGTGCCCGCCAAACCGCTCCGCCGCGGCCTGGACCGCTTCCGCCAGAGGCCCGGCAGTTCGGTCGGCGAGGTCTCACCGCTGGGCGTCCAGCGCGAGGACGTGGAGCGCTTGGTCGGCGGGCCCATCGGCTCGCTGGACCTCTACGAGCACGCGCTGCGGCACCGCTCCATCTTCCGCGGTCAGCCGACCGACGGGACAGAGAGCAACGAGCGACTGGAATTTTTGGGCGACGCCATCCTCGGCGCCGTCGTCGCCGAGCGGCTCTACCGGCGCTTCCCGGACCACGACGAGGGCTTCCTGACGCGGACGCGCGCGAACCTCGTCAACGGCAAGACGCTCGCCACCTTCGCGACGGCCATCGGCCTCGCGCCGCTGGTGCTCATCTCCGACAACATGGAGGCCTCTGGCGGGCGCACCAACGCCACGATCCTCGCCGACGCCTTCGAGGCCGTCGTCGGCGCGATCTACATCGACAAGGGCTTTACGGCCGCGCGCACGTTCGTGCACGACGTGCTGGACCGGTGCGTGGACCTCAACGCCGCGGCGGAGCAGCGGACCAACTTCAAGAGCCAACTCCTGGAGTTCGTCCAGGCCCGCGCCCTCGGCCAGCCGACCTACGACGTGATCGCGGAGGAGGGCCCGAGCCACGACCGCCAGTTCACCGTCGAAGCCGTCGTGGACGAGGTCCCGCGCGGGCGCGGCACGGCGCGTTCCAAAAAGCAGGCGGAGCAGCACGCCGCCCGCGAGGCGCTGACCACGCTCCGCGCTAGCCTGAACACCTCCGGCGACGGCGCCGCGGGTACCCCGGCCCCCACGCCAGAGGGCGACGCGCCGAGCAAGATGATCGGGCGCCCCGAGGACAACTAGGAGAAGGCTCCCCCAGACTGGGGAGGCTAGGGGAGAGCCCGGGAGCGTTCTTGACGCCTGCCCTCTCCGTCCCCATGCGCACCCTCCTCTTTGCCCTTGCGCTGGCCTCTGGCGCCGCCGCGCAGCCCCTCACGCCCTTTCCCGCTCCTGAGCGCGCCAGCGAGGGGGTGTGCACCCAGCACGAAGCCTTGCGCGTGTGCCGTGCCGAGGCAAACGGCGAGGCCACGATACGCGTCGACCGAGGCGCGCAACGCCTCGCGCGATGGCCCGTCGCCGCAGGTGTTCAGGCCGGCGACTTCGCCGCGTTCGAGGCCGATCTGGACCGCGACGGCGAGCGCGACCTGATCGTCGCCACGCAAGAGGCGGTCTCCAACGGACTCGCGGTCGCCTACTGGCGCGTGGACGTGCTGGCCTCTGGCACGAGCGGCCCCGCCTATTCCTTTACCGTTGAGGACTTCGACGCCAGCGGCCAGTCGTTCGCGCACGACGGCGCGCGGCTCGTGCTCTGGGCGACGGACTGGATCTCGGGGCCAGACCCCCGCGGGCGTCGGCCCGAGGGGATGTACGTCGTCGGGCGCCCGTTCTATCTCGCCTCTGGCGGACTGGTCCCCGCCAGGGGCCTCCCGCTCCGCGCCCGGCGCCTGCTCCACAGCTTCTCGCGCGATGCCGGCGAGGGGCCCGTCGGATGGCTTTCGGACCGCCGCGCGGAAAGCCTGCGCACCGACCTCGCGCTCGCCGGCTGTCGCCAGAGCTCTCGCGAGGTCACCGTCGGCTCCGCCGAAACCCGCGAGGACGAGCAGGGGGAGGCCTACACCGCGCTCTCGCTGGGCGGTGGGGAACTGATCTACACCCGCGGCGCCTACGTCCCTGACGCCGAGGCCATCACGCACCTCGGCGACGCCGCGAGCGGCCGCCTTTTCCCGCCGGACTACGCGCCTCCCGGCCTCCCCGACAGGTTGAAAGGCCCGCGCCGCCTGACCACCTGCGCCTCTGGCGACTGGGTCCAGGCGCGCGTGCTCTGGATGTAACGCGCGCGGCGTGGGGCGCTCGGCCTCTGGCGCCAGAGGCGGGCTCAGTCCTCGCCCGAGGCCACAGCGCGGCGGTGGTCAAACAACAGCGCGGTCTCGATGCGCGCCACCTCGTCGCGGTCCGTGAAGGCCTCTAATGCGAGCTGGCGTAGGTGCTCCGGGTTGCGGACGGCGACGTGGACGAGGAAGTCGCTCTGGCCCGTCGTGTGGAAGACTTGCACCACCTCGGGGAGCGCGAGCGCGTGCGCCTGGAACGCTTCCACGAGCGGGCGCTGGTGGCGCCGCAATGAGACCGACACGAGCGCCTGCAACGGCGTGCCTCTGGCGGCCAAGTCCACCTCCGCGTGGTAGCCCGCGAGGACGCCCTCGCGCTCCAGCCTGCGCGTTCGCTCCAGCGCCGTCGAAGGCGCGACGCCGAGCCGCGCGGCCAACTCCTTGTTGGAGAGCCGCGCATTGTTCTGCAGATGCGCCAGGATCTGGCGGTCGGTTCGGTCGAGGTCTCGCTGAGGCATGGTGGGTCGAATAGACTTCGGGCGGGGTGGAAACAGCCGGACAGGATTCTACCATACGGTACATCCTCCGGATAGACGCATGCAGATCCCTTCCCGCCCCGACCTCGAAACGCGCGCCGTCCACGCTGGCCGCGAGGACCTCCGCACGCTCGGCGTCCACGCCCTCCCGCTGGACCTCTCGTCCACGTACCCGTTTACCGATCTGGACCGCGCCACGGCCAGCCTGGACGCGCTCGTAAGTGGAGACGCGACAGCGGAGAACCCGGTCTACGCCCGCCTCCTCAATCCGACGGTCGCGCGCTTCGAGAACGCGCTCGCGGACCTGGAAGGCGCCGAGGCCGCGGTCGCGTATTCCAGCGGCATGGCGGCGCTGACGGCCGTGCTTCTGGCGGCCAAGATGGAGGGCAAGAACCACGTCGTCGCGACCCGCCCGATCTACGGGACCACGGACCACCTGCTCTCGTGCGACCTGCTCGGCGTCGAGACCACCTGGGTCTCGCCAGAGGCCGTCGGCGACGCCATCCGGCCCGACACGGCGCTCGTGATGACCGAGACGCCGACCAACCCCACGCTCGCCCTCGTGGACATCGAGAGTGTGGTCCGGCAGGCCGCTGGCGTGCCCGTCCTGGTGGACAGCACGTTCGCCACGCCCGTATTGCAGCGGCCTCTGGCGCATGGCGCCGCGATGGTCATGCACAGCGCCACGAAGTACCTCGGCGGCCACGGCGACGTGGTGGCGGGCGTTGTGGCCTGCGGCGAGGCGTGGGCGCGCAAGCTCCGTCAGGTACGCGTGGCGACGGGCGCGCTGCTCCACCCGCTCGGCGGCTACCTCTTGCACCGCGGGCTCCAGACGCTCCCGGTCCGCATCGAGCGCGCGCAGACCACCGCGTCCGATCTCGCACGTCGCTTGAGCGCGCACCCCGACGTGCAGCGCGTCTACTTCCCCGGCCTGGACGGGAACGCGCACCTACTGGGCACGCAGATGGACGGCCCGGGCACGATGGTCGCCTTCGAAGTCGCCGGTCACGAGATGGCCTCTGGCGTGCTCCGCAGCGTCCAGCTCATGACGCCCGCCGTCAGCCTGGGCTCGGTCGATACGCTGATCCAGCACCCGGCCGGGCTCACGCACCGCGTCGTGGGCGAGGCCGGTCGCGCGCAAGGCGGCGTGAGCGAAGGCCTCTTGCGCGTCTCGGTCGGGCTGGAAAGCGCCGACGCGCTGTGGGCCGATCTGGAGGGCGCGCTCGCAAGCGCGGCACGGCTCGCCCCCTCTGGCGCGGTCCTAGCAGAGTAGAAGGAGGGGCGCTGATCGACGCGCCAGAGGCCGTTTGGAACGTCCGCTTGCGGAGCCGCCAGAGGCCTCTTGCGTGATGATAGGGTGAAGCGGCGCCATTGGCGCACGATCTTGCAACGGCGACGTGCGCGCCGCATACAACGGGCACACATTCCCGACTCTCTATGATCGCGTTCGCCGAACTCGCCCCCTTCGCCTCCCGCCGCCCCGACCGTCTCGCTGACGAGGCGTACCGCAAGCTCCTCATCCGCCTCGGCCAATACCCCGACGCCGGTGAACTCGTGGAGGGCTCGGACGCGTGGCGCGAGGTTCGGTGGGCGGACCGGAGCCAGGGCAAGCGCGGCGGCGTCCGCCAGGTGCGCTACTTCGTGGAGTCGCCCGAGCGCATCCTGCTCGGCGACGTGTTCTCCAAGACGGAGAAGCCCGAACTGACCGCCGCTGATTCCGCGTCGTCCTCCAAGGCCGTTCGCGAGGTCGTCTACGACGGCGGCGTGCTCGTGGAAATCCGCGAGGGCGGCAAGACCACGTTCAAGCTCGCCGACGCCCGCGCTGAGGACCCGAGCGACTTCGCCTCGGTCCGCGAGGCGCTGCGCCAGACGCAGGAGGGCATGGCCGAACTGATGGGCGTCAAGCTCGCCACGGTCCGCAACTGGGAGCAGAAGCGCCGCATCCCCCGCGGTCCAGGCGCCCAACTCATCAAGGTGGCCGCTACGCGCCCCGACGCGCTCCTCGCGCTCCGCGGCGACGACTGAGCCCGGCTTCTGGCGCCAGAGGCGGATCCGAAGCACGAAAAACCCCGCCAGAGGCCGAGCCTCTGGCGGGGTTTCTGTGGTGGGAGGGGGGCGTGCTACCGCACGCGCACGCCGTCTGCGATCACGACGTAGCCGCCGGTGGTCCAGCGGGAGAGCATCACGCGGTTCCAGCCTGCGGTGAAGGAGTACGTGCCCAGCGTGTTCCACTTGCCGCCGTTGGCCTGCATGTTCACGTTCTTCGAGCCGACCGTGGAGCCGCTGGCGTTGTACATGATGAACGGCGCCGAAGGGGCCCGGTTGGTCCCGGCCACCCACCACGCGTCGATGGTCTTCGTGCCGGCGGTCGGCATGTAGAACCAGAACGAGGCACCGTCCGAGACGGCGGCGGTCTGCGCCCACCAGTAGCCGGTCTGGTAGTCCGTGCTGTGGCTGGAGGAGCTCCAGTTGGAGGAGACGCTGATGTAGCCCTTGTTGGTGTCGTTGAGGTTGTTGTTGCTGTCGATGATGATCTCGCCGGAGGGCGCCGAGGAGCCGCAGGCGGTGTTGATCCGGTTGAGGTAGTCCGTCCAGGGCCAGTTCGCGCCGGGGTCGGTGCGGTTG carries:
- a CDS encoding Lrp/AsnC family transcriptional regulator, which encodes MPQRDLDRTDRQILAHLQNNARLSNKELAARLGVAPSTALERTRRLEREGVLAGYHAEVDLAARGTPLQALVSVSLRRHQRPLVEAFQAHALALPEVVQVFHTTGQSDFLVHVAVRNPEHLRQLALEAFTDRDEVARIETALLFDHRRAVASGED
- a CDS encoding trans-sulfuration enzyme family protein, whose protein sequence is MQIPSRPDLETRAVHAGREDLRTLGVHALPLDLSSTYPFTDLDRATASLDALVSGDATAENPVYARLLNPTVARFENALADLEGAEAAVAYSSGMAALTAVLLAAKMEGKNHVVATRPIYGTTDHLLSCDLLGVETTWVSPEAVGDAIRPDTALVMTETPTNPTLALVDIESVVRQAAGVPVLVDSTFATPVLQRPLAHGAAMVMHSATKYLGGHGDVVAGVVACGEAWARKLRQVRVATGALLHPLGGYLLHRGLQTLPVRIERAQTTASDLARRLSAHPDVQRVYFPGLDGNAHLLGTQMDGPGTMVAFEVAGHEMASGVLRSVQLMTPAVSLGSVDTLIQHPAGLTHRVVGEAGRAQGGVSEGLLRVSVGLESADALWADLEGALASAARLAPSGAVLAE
- a CDS encoding helix-turn-helix domain-containing protein is translated as MIAFAELAPFASRRPDRLADEAYRKLLIRLGQYPDAGELVEGSDAWREVRWADRSQGKRGGVRQVRYFVESPERILLGDVFSKTEKPELTAADSASSSKAVREVVYDGGVLVEIREGGKTTFKLADARAEDPSDFASVREALRQTQEGMAELMGVKLATVRNWEQKRRIPRGPGAQLIKVAATRPDALLALRGDD
- a CDS encoding NAD-dependent succinate-semialdehyde dehydrogenase, which codes for MHAFTTTDPASGETLGSYPALSDAALDAALQTAHDAWTRHRQRPLAERADGLRRVADLLEQNADEHAALMTREMGKPLAQAKAEAEKCAWVCRYYAEHSAAFLADEPAETEAEWSGVAFEPLGPVLAIMPWNFPYWQAMRFAAPAVMAGNVGLLKHAENVLGCGDALAQLFHDAGFERGVFQHIIVPVEKVDGIIHDRRVAAVTLTGSERAGRAVGKAAGEALKPCVLELGGSDAFVVLDDADLDRAVEIGVASRTQNNGQSCIAAKRFILHRDIANAFTERFVAAMEALTVGDPTQEATDLGPLAREDLRDGLQDQVSRARAEGAEVLTGGEIPSGEGWYYPPTVLAGVTERMLPFREELFGPVASLTVAEDEADAIRLANATRFGLGGAVFTGDRARGERVARQMASGAVFVNQMTKSHPALPFGGIGASGVGRELARQGIRSFVNQKTIWIEG
- a CDS encoding putative bifunctional diguanylate cyclase/phosphodiesterase, encoding MSIHTWHLLGVAVPYVLIATALWGIASGAVKDAVAVGSLPARFTLGRATLPTVPVAYVLGFAAVAFIYGCALDRNHMGAALGADPHAMAPGADAYLYGLAAASWLSAVLLVVPYLWLRRGTRALLSAPAERDQAEARYRLLAENLTDLICHHQPDGRYEWLSPSVEAILGYAPEALVGEDPYELFHPDDCERIRTESHEQILNGQEANTLIQYRIRHSEGHYVWLESLTETLRDASGEIVRLQVTSRDVTERQAIEEELQRQAHHDPLTGLANRTLLTLRLDALVASGETDFAVLYLDLDRFKAVNDTLGHSVGDELLVQLASRLRREARQCDTVARIGGDEFALLLTEIESEDDAVAAAARVSHAVHAPFDLGGTLREVTLSVGIVLGREDQQASGDVLREADLAAYDAKKNGRAGWRLFTPALREASDRRRRLEADLERAAERNELRVAYQPIVRLSDGALSGMEALVRWQHPELGLLYPDVFISIAEEIGRIGEVDRWVMQEGLRQFERWEAEMGREIDLTLSVNCSARDLHEPRFAERVRGIVGAEPRRAERLTLEITESLLVDDPQRAAAVLHELRRDGLRFSMDDFGTGYSSLSVIHALPVDTVKVDRAFVQRMHEDASALAMVNNVVGFAHTLGKDIVAEGIETPEHLVALREMGCEYGQGYLFGKPLAPDVMSTLVRADVPSWAPLWESVRA
- a CDS encoding DUF3592 domain-containing protein; protein product: MTPSPLVPPRRLRSLAALALGALLAVAGGHALWTEGARVLRAQELAAWPTVPGEVIYSGVGRRAPLRQRHLGLWPLGSLEHRAVVRYRYAVGGTPYLSDQISPGSARGYRSAARAREVAARYAAGRAVQVRFDPARPGTAVLHAGNRVSLWRLGVGGLALLGGLANAWRAWRRLAPGAHPEAGARG
- the rnc gene encoding ribonuclease III, translated to MDGTPRRGTRLFRSWTGAARTALTGALRVPAKPLRRGLDRFRQRPGSSVGEVSPLGVQREDVERLVGGPIGSLDLYEHALRHRSIFRGQPTDGTESNERLEFLGDAILGAVVAERLYRRFPDHDEGFLTRTRANLVNGKTLATFATAIGLAPLVLISDNMEASGGRTNATILADAFEAVVGAIYIDKGFTAARTFVHDVLDRCVDLNAAAEQRTNFKSQLLEFVQARALGQPTYDVIAEEGPSHDRQFTVEAVVDEVPRGRGTARSKKQAEQHAAREALTTLRASLNTSGDGAAGTPAPTPEGDAPSKMIGRPEDN